The DNA segment ACCCGACCTCAGCCCTTGAAAGACCTTCTCCGTCGTTTGAAAAGTTGGATGATAAGAATAAATAAGCAATAAACGTTTTGTCGCTTGAGCCTCAGCTTGAGTAGTAGCATAAGTCAACGAAGAAAAGAACAACACCACAAGGGCTAACAATATTAGGCCGATATTTGCAAATGAAGAAAATTTAGTCCAATAGGACTTCTTCATAGTATTCATACGGACTCGTTATCAAGTTCAAGGACGATTACTATAGCATATCAATGAGTAACAAAATGCCATCAAAATCACACCAGCCATTCATATAATAAATGAATGGTGGTCAGCCATTTATTAGGATAATCATCTAGTTGAGATTATATTGACTATAAAAAACAGTTTCACAGACTCTTATTAAATAAAGGATATTTTCATTTAAGTGACAATAGCGTTCCGTCGTGCTTTCCAGCATAACAATACGAGGATATAACCACCTCTATCCAAAACTGTTTTACTATCGATGTCTCTTTATAGGTCATTGCCAACCTCCCAAGAGAACAGCTCTAACCCCCCTTGTTCTGGTGGCGAGCTCAATTTAAAACCACGAGTAGACACCTGAAGCGACGCCTGCTCCAAATGGGGAAAACTCACGCCAACACCTTCTGACATTTGACTAAATAACATTAAATGCTCAACACCTGTTGTGCTCACATTGACGTACCAATTGAACGAAAGCGATTCGTTGGGTTGTAAACGATTGGGTTGACCACTCTGCGGATATAATTGAGTAATACCATATTGACTGTCGATAAAAAATATATTTATATCTTGAGGTTTGCGGCTTATGTTTTTTATTTCGAAAAGAATTTGATCGTTCTCTTTTAACGTCGGACGTACATTAATGGGTAATGACTGAACGTTGTTATCCCGTTTAACGTTAAACTCAACCTTAAGGTGCTTCTGGGTTCCCGTTAATCGGACATTACTACTTAGTAAGCGTTCAACATTCGCGATCTTTAATAAGCTATTCTTAATAACAACTAAACGACTTCTTTGCGAACGAGGAACCGATACGTTAAGTAGTCGCTGTGCCACTCTATCTTCCAAGCAAGTTGCCTCTTGTGTTTTCTCTATCTGTTGCTCTTCACACGGTAGTGATTGATCTGCCCGCAGAAACCAATACTTGTTGTCGAATTCACTGACTAATATAGACGCGTTGTTTACTTCGCTAAGTGTAAACTGTGGTTGACGAGAAGCGATATTTTCTAATTGAGTTTGCAGTGCTTCCCTCTGAGAGGGCGACCTGTTTTTTGAAGGTAACATCGCGATATTTAACGTCGCATTGAGTGCCGAATCAATGATGCGAACATACACATTTTCCGGCCATGTTCCGATTTCTAAAGACTGAACAGATGCATAGCTAGTCACAGCCGTCGCACGGTCAATAGTGACTTCAGCCAAATAGTCTTTATCTTGATCCAAAGGGTCGGAATATATTGCCACTAACGAGTTTGCCGTCAACATCGATAACGCCCCTCCTTGAATAACCAACTCGTTTCCCTGAATATTACCGACAAATTGTGGTTCCCCACTGTCTTCAGAATCAAACACAGATTTGGTCAAATCCGTTGCACTAAATAGAGGTATGCTGCTTCTCCACGGAATACTTTCGTAGCGAGCCACTATTTTCTGTGCCAATTGTTGATAACTAAGTGTTGAGTTCGACGCTAAAACGTCCATTAGGGCATAAGTAAACAACCCATGAAACCGAGAAGCGTCATCGCTACGTGGCAGTTTCATTTCAGGTGTGGTTTGCGTGCTTTGAGCGGCAGAAAAGGCGATTAACTCACCTCTGATTGTCGAAAGCGAATTTGCAGATGCGTGGAATAGCGCTTTTTGTAATCCCGTATCTTTATCATGACGAGAGTCGTTCCATTGACTAAAAGGCAAACTGTCGGTCGACTGGGGTGTATTCGAGGGGATCACAGGGATATCGAGTATGGATGGCGCGACTTGACGGAACCTTATATCAGGCATCGCTGCCCCTCTTGTCATTGTCCCTGAATGGCAGCTGTCAAACACGATCCAGACATCTGCACCACGGTCACGAATCGCATTGATATAGTAAGCAATCTCGTTATCTACTATCGCATTCTTCACTGCGCCCATTTCTTTGTTCCACTCACCGACATCGGTTGGGAGGAATATTTCATCTAAACCATCGGCTTCGTCATTCGACTGAACCTTTGCAGGCTGACGGCTGCCGTGCCCAGAAAAATGCAGATAAAAGAAATCGCCCTCACCAGCTGCCGTAACTAACTGCTCTAATCGCGTTAAAATATTACGTCGCGTAGGCGATTCAAAACTTGGTTTAGTGACCAATGAATAGATGTGTTTTTTATCGAATTTATTCTTCAGTAGTACGTCCTGAATGATCTCAACATCGTTTTCTGGCCCTAATAGTTGAGCACTTTCAGGTAGATTAGGATAGTTACCAACGCCGACCAATAGTGCGTATTTTTGCGCGATAACACTGGTCGATAACAATGATAGTATAACTAGAAAAACGGGCCGAACCATCCTAAAACATACCTGCATAACCTAAGTATCCTACTGATTAATTGACTTTTTCCTACCTGAAGTGAGTTTTAGGATAAGCACCAAACTAGAAAGAAAACCGGTAATCACATTTGCGATTACTAACGGCCAATCTTGATTAACAATACCATAAATTAACCAACTAAAAACACCCGTTACAAACATGCAATACATGCCAGTAGATATCCCATCTACATTTTTAGTTTTAAGAATCGATGCTACCTGAGGAACAAATGAGAATGTGGTACAAAATGCGGCAAAATAGCCGATAGTTTCATTCATGAACGTTTACCAAAATAGGTCAGTTATTTACCGAAGTAAGATTACCATAAAACGATCAATTGGCGACCTTCTCATTGATAAACATAGCCAATGCCGATAATGAAACCGCCACGTCCTCAACGTTAACCGACTCTTTGGGGCTGTGACTGATGCCCTCTTTACAACGCATAAACAACATTGTTGTGGGAACAATATCGGCCAAAACCATCGCATCGTGTCCCGCGCCAGAGGTCAATGCTAATGGTACACCTATGATCTGCTCTACAACCTCTACCATCGCGGTCGTTACATTAGGCTCACAGCTCACAGCCTGTGCGTTATGGGTTTCTTCCAATTTGATACTCACCCCATTTTCGCTTGCCAATCCCTCTAATCGTTCAATAGAACGAGCAATGAACGCATCTCTCGCACCATCATTGATACTTCTTACATCTAACGACATATTCACACAACCGGGTATCACGTTCACACCACCAGGATAGACATCTAATTTACCCACTGTTGCTAACACGGGGTAATCATCAGCAATGGAATTTCTCGCGGCTTGATTGAGTTCAGTAATCCACTGGCAAGCCGAGACAAGCGCGTCTTGCCTTGAGGCTATGGGGACAGTTCCTGCATGGCCTGCTTTACCTTCCAACGTAATCGAAAACCGCTTCGCACCGGCAATACCATTTACCGCAGAAATAGGCAGATCTTTTTCTTCCAATACAGGGCCTTGTTCTATATGAAGTTCGACATACGCAATCACATGATTACTGTCTATCTGCGCTTCCGAAACTTTAGATACATCCAAAGCGAAGTCACGCATAGCTTGCGCCAAGCTAACGCCATTATCATCGGTTAACTCACGCCATTTACTTATCCATTTACCGGATATGGCCGAACTACCAAGGAGCGTTGCACCGAAACGCGTACCTTCTTCATCACCAAATCCCACCACATCAACATGAAAATCAAAGGCAATACCGTTATCCGCGAAATATTTGATCAAAACCAAAGGAGCAATAACACCCAATACACCATCGTATTTACCACCATTAGGAACGGTATCTGTATGGGAACCTAAGATAATGCGCTGCTCTGTATCACTGTTTGCTTGAAGTCGGACCCATTGATTGCCCGCCTGATCTTGCCAACTTGGCAGGTGGCTTTCATCTGCCCATGTGCGTATTTGCTCGTTGGTCAACTTATGTTCCGGCGTCAGATAACGTCTGTCCATTTGGCCAGGAGTTTGAGTGTATTTGGCGAGAACCTGACAATATTCCATTACGGTAATGGCAAGTTTATCCATTGTTGGTTTGCCCAGTTTCTGTTGATACCACGTTTTATCCATCGTCTATTTTCCTGTCTGATAACGTTCGATCGCTGACTGATAGGCGGCCCCTTGTTTAATGACACCACCTGATTGAACCAGTAGAGCTTCTAACGCAACCAGAGTGAGTAACACCGTGTCTAACCTTGCGTTATACCCCATCGTGCCTATACGCCAAATTTTGCCGTGAAGGGGGCCAAATGAAGTGCCAATTTCAATATTGAATTGAGATAGCATTGCCTGTCGAACGGCTTCACCATCAACATAAGAAGGAATCACTACACCAACCACGTTGTTCATCTTATGGGTTAGGTCTCCGAATAAGGCCAATCCCATCGCTTTGAGTCCAACAGCTAATGCATCACCGGCTCTCTTGTGCCTTTCAATAACACAGTCTAATCCTTCTTCTAGGTTGAGCTGCGCACATTCACGTGCGGCGAATAACATACTCGTGGCTTCGGTATGGTGGTTTAAACGTTCATCACCCCAATAATCCAAGATCATGCCCAAATCAAAATAATTAGAACGAACCCGACTCCGTTGTCCTACGTGGTGATCGTCGGTACGAATACCCGCTTCAATATGCTTCCTTTGCCGTATTTCCTCGACGGCTTTCTCACTTAACGTTACTGGCGCTGAGCCCGATGGCCCACCCAGACATTTCTGTAATCCAACTGAGACCGCATCAAGTTGCCATTCGTCGGCTTCAAACTCATTACCAACGATCGACGCCGTCGCATCACTATAAAAAAGCACACCATGCTTTTTACACAATTCACCCGCACCGTTTAAAGGTTGCAGCATCGTGGTTGAAGTATCGCCTTGTACAAGCGCAAGCACTTTGGGTTTATGACGAGTAATCTGTTGTTCTAGCATTGAATCGGTCACCACGGTGCCCCACTCAACCTCAAAGGTGACGACATCTGCGCCCGCGCGCTCCGAAATTTCAGCAAGTAGATGTCCGAAACGACCAAAAACTGGCACCAGTACTTTGTCTCCCGGTTCGATAAGTGACACCAATACCGCTTCAATACCGGCTCTGGCAGTACCATCTACCAACACGGTGGCTTGGTTCTTGGTTTTAAATACGGATCGATATAACGCCATGGTTTGGTTCATATAGCCCGTCATTACCGGGTCATATTGTCCAATCAGTTGATTGCCCATCGCCTGCAATACTCGGGGGTAAACCGTGATTGGCCCGGGACCCATGAGAATACGAGGAGGGGGTGAAAGTCGTTCAAATAAGTCCATATCTTCTTCCTTGAAGGTGATTTTCCGTCTAAATAGCCATCTAGATTAAATCTACATTCCTGTATTTATAAGGTTTGTAACAACATACGAATACCGGTGAAAGCAAGGACGATTGCAAACACCTTTTTCAACATTGCATTATCGAGTTTTTTACCTAGACTCGCACCAATTGGTGAGAAAAACACCGTTAGCGGAACAATAAATAGGAACCCTAACCAGTTGACTAAACCGTAGTTACCAAAAGGAGCATCGCTTGGTGTTGTGCCTACCAACAACATCGTCACGACACCAGGCAGTGCAATTAACAACCCGACAGTAGCTGCCGTGCCGACAGCCTTATGGGTTGGAAAATTAAAGGCAGACAATGTGGGCACTGTTAACGTACCGCCACCAATGCCGATCATTGCACTCAGACAACCAATACACGTTCCTATCACACCTTGGCCGGTTTTACTCGGTAACGATTGTGCCAAAGGTGCGGCGTTTGCACCAAGTAACATATTGAGCGCGGAAAGGGTGGCGATAATGCCAAACGCCGCCGTAAGCCAAGGGCCACCAACACGTGTCGCCAATAAACTTCCGCAGACAACACCAAATACAATAAACGGGGCAAGCCATTTAAGTAGAACCCAGTCTACATTACCATTTTTGTTGTGCGCCTTAATCGAGCTTAAGGAAGTAGGAACGATGGTGGCCAGTGATGTGGCGGTAGCAATCATCATGGCAGATGTCGAGCTTACCCCAAAGTGTTGAAATAGATAAAAAAGGACAGGAACAATAACAATACCGCCCCCAACACCTAATAACCCCGCTAACAATCCAGCAACTACACCTGTCGCTAATAGAGCTAATATCACAGGTAATACCTGAATAACGTCGTTCATTTTCTATTTGTTCCCTTACTGTTTATCGACCATTTATGTTCACTAACTGAACACTCGTTATTTATGATTGCTTTGCCGTTACTTCTTGGGTCCGATGCGGCAGTCGTCGTTTGCTTAGATACGTGGATAGCACCTGCATGGCCGAAAAACTCGGCTAAATCGGGAGCGGACACCACATCGTGTCCTCTTTCTTGTAGCGTTGCAGCATGCTTGCGATACAAAGCGGCCTCCAATTTGAGGTTTTCACTCACTTTGCCCCATGTTTTACCCAATAACCAACGTGGTAGTGCAATCGAATCACCGATATTCTTACCTTGTATCAGGTACCGCCAAATCAATGCGGCTTGAGTTTGAGGTTGTCCTTCTCCACCCATGGTTCCGTAGATAAATCTAGACCCGTCTTTCAGCAACGCTAACGGCGGATTAAGAGTATGCATTGGTTGGTGACCACTTTTGATAAAATTAGCATGTGTCGGTTCTGTACTAAAGCCTAAACAACGGTTGTTCCAGACAACGCCTGTCGCTGGATTAACCATACCAGAACCAAATTCCCAATAGATACTTTGAATATAACTTACCGCTAAACCGTCGCTATCCACGACCCCCATCCAAACGGTGTCTCCAATAGGACCAGGGGTCGGCCACGGAGCAGCAGTAGAGGAAATCAATCGGTTTTGTTCGCTTATCGAGTCTGTCGAAAGACGCGCTTGCATCTGGTCGTTCAATGACGCTTTATCACTTAGGTTGCTATTGCGCCAGTCAAACGCGACTTTTACCGATTCGATTAGGTAGTGAAGCAACTCCTCCTCTCCTTCATCACTGCGCCAATAGTCATCTTTTTCTGCTCGCTGCTCGACATAATGGTTTAGCAAAGCAAGGATATTCAATGACGCTCCGCCTTGAGTAGGCGCACCAAGGTTATAGAAACTCCCCCACTGTGTGACCGCTTTTAGTGGCGTTGATATCTGAGCAGATGTGTTAGCGATATCTTGCAGAGAAATAGGGCTCCCTTCCTGCTTTAAATAACGCGCATTTTCTCGGGCTAGATCCCCGTGATACCAATCTTGTAATCCTGCTTTTGCTAGCTGTTGATAGGTTCTCGCCATCGCAGGCAAAATCATCAGGTCTCCAACCTCATGAGCTTTGGATTGCTTCAAAAATACCGTCGAGAAATCGTCACCACCCCATTCATCAATCAGTTTGCATTGCGCATCACGTAAACTCTGCGTCACCTCAAATCCATTCGTCGCATACTCGATTGCAGGCTCAAATATCTTGTCTAATGAGAGCGAACCAGCATACGTTGATAACGCCATTTCCCAACCCGAGACAACACCCGCGGTAGTCAAAGCCACCTTTGGACCTCTCTGATGCTGACCAAATTCTGCGTTAGATAAATCTTGAACACACTGACCTGCAGCATTGATGGCGATAGGTGATTCTCCGGGCTTATGAATAAGCCAAAAACCATCACCGCCCAAACTCGTCATGTGTGGATACACCACCGTTAATGCGCTCGCCATAGCAATACACGCCTCTACGGCATTTCCACCCTGTTGTAATATTTTCTCTCCTGCTAGGGAAGCAAGATAATGCGGGGCGGTAACCGCTGAACTGTATGACATAAACATCCCTTTACTATGTGTGTAACTACCATTCTATTTTACAACGAGTTTACTTGTTGTTTAGCAAAATGAATCAATGACAGGTCTGAATTCTCTTTACCCAATAAACTCAGACCTATCGGAGCTTTACCGATCGTTATTGCAGGTATCTGCAATTGAGGCCAGCCACTTAAACCTGCAATAGAGGTGAGCCCGAGCAATACTTGCCTTTCGTTATTGATTTCATCCTTATTCGAATCGATCAACGGTGCAACATTGGGAACCGTTGGCATGAGTAGAACACACCCGTCGGGTAACCAATTCGATTTCTCACTATTCCACTCTTCCCGTAGGCTCAAGGCCCTCTCTTTATCTACACTGCTGATATTTTGCCCCCACCGCAGACGCTGTTGGATGTCAGCACCAAATGCAGATAGATTCGCCATCAACCACCGACGATGAGTGTCCCACAAAGAGGTGGCTTGAAGCACTGAAAAGCAAAATCTTCTCTCCTCCGCGCTCAATGGCGGATCGTCTAAACGCGTTGTATGACCTTCAAAATTTAAGAAGATTTGTTCGGCATAAGATTTCAGTTCTTTATTGACTCCGTCCCATAACACCTCGCACCACGCCATACTATTTAATGGGACGATAGTCTTATTTCCTAATAATGATTGATAACCTTTTTCCAATATTGACAACTCCTTTGCCAGCAAGCCCGGAGTATCGAACGTTGGCGAAAGCGGCACCAACCCTTGTTCAGAAATAACACCGTAGGTAGGTCGCATGCCAAACAATCCACAATAACTGGCAGGGACTCTAATTGAGCCCCCTGTATCAGTTGCCAACGATAGTTCAGACTCCCCCAGAGCAATCGAAACCGCAGAACCCGAGCTCGACCCCCCACTCGTGCGCATGTTGTCACGTGGATTAACTGAAACACCATGATGGCTGTTGTTGCCAGCAAGCGAATAAGCCATTTCGTCTAGTTGTGTTTTATAGGTTAACCTAGCCCCGTGTTGTAACAGAAGATCGACCGCCTTAGCATTACGTTTCTCAATTGGCGCTTGCGCTAACCAACGTGGAAGACCTGCTCCCGTCTTAAAGCCTTTTATAGCGAAGAGGTCTTTAACAGAAACTCTGACTTCTGATAGCGCATCACTGATAATGGTTTGTGTTTCATTTTCGACCGACGAGATGTCCTCAATATTGTGAAGCTGGACAGAAACATCGCTCTTTGCGTTCTCTTTCTCTCTAGGGGCAGTAGCGGTCACGCTATCCCCTAATGGCTTTTTTTTAGTGGCCTTGTTGTCCACTTTCTTATGTTCAGACAGCCAATGCTCCGCTATTTGTTCACGTGTCGCGTACCAGACATCCGTGAATTGCTTAACGTATAAGATAAATCGTCTCAACCCTGCAATTCGCGCGGGCCTTCCGACCAGACGACAATGTAGGCCAATACTCAACATTTTAGGATTTACGTCTCCCTCCAAATACAATTCATCAAAGGCATCTTTTAGATACTGGTAGAACTGTTCACCGCCATTAAAGCCTTGTGGAGTAGCAAAACGCATATCATTGGTATCCAGTGTGTAAGGCACCATTAATAACGGTTTGGAGTAATTCTCATCCCAGTATGGCAGATCATCTGCATAGCTATCAGCACAATAAAGAATGTCATTACGATCCGCAATGAGTGCCAACGTATGCGGGCTCGTTCTACCAGTGTACCAACCTCTCGGCTTACTTCCCGTTACCTTCTCATGGATCGAAATCGCCTCATCCATGTGGGCTTTTTCTTGCTCTCGTGTGAAGCTTTGATAACTTATCCAACGTAAACCGTGGCTCGCAATTTCCCAGTCAGAATCCAGCATGGCTTTAACCACCTCAGGGTTCTTCTCTAGTGCTTTTGCAACACCGAAGACCGTTACTGGAATCTGCTCTTTATTGAACAATCGATGTAGACGCCAGAAACCAGCGCGGCTACCGTACTCATAGATCGACTCCATACTAAGATGCCTGTCTTGGTAGGAATCTGCACCAATGATCTCAGAGAGAAACTTCTCAGATCCTTCATCCCCATGAAGCACACAATTCTCAGCGCCTTCTTCATAATTAATCACAAATTGGACCGCAATTCTTGCCTTGTTGGGCCAGTTTGGGTTTGGTGGCGTTTCCCCGTACCCGACCAAATCTCTTGGGTAGTTATCGCTCATAATCATTCCTTGTTGAGACGTCCTATAACGCGTTTACATCGGGTTATGCTTAGTCGCTATATGGATAAGATTTAATGGTACCCATTAGCAATGTAAATAAAATGATAGGAGTATATAGCCTTTATGTTAAGCAATTTTCTGACCAAGTGTTCAAGAAATTGCTTAACTCAACGTAAACCTAACCCTTTAAGCACAATATTTACCGTAAAGTCCCCGGCCTCTATAAACTCCTCATCATCGAGAGATCGGCCATTTATCAGCTCTATCTCACTATCAAAATCCGCATAAAATTGTGTCGTCCCCCAAATGAGGAACAGTAAATAGAGTGGATTTATTTTTGTGATTAATCCTTCATCGATCCATGTTTGAATGACATCGACTTTGCTTTTCGACCACACAACCATTGGCTGTTCAATAGCATCTCGAATGATTGGTGCACCTTGAATTATCTCCATTGCAAAGATCTTAGAACGCATTGGATGTGTTCGGCTATAACGCATCTTTTCAATAATATAGCGACGAATAACCTCATCTGGAGCCTGTTGGTTTGCGTCAATAGAGAACCCTTGATTCCACATCTCAAGAATATCGGTAAGCAGTGCCTTATAAAGGCCCGTTTTTGATTTAAAGTAATAAAGAATATTCGCTTTTGGCAATTCAACACTATCCGCAATAGCTTGTACTGAGGTACCTTTGAAACCATATTTGGCGAACTCTTGTTCGGCCGCATATAATATTCGCTGTCTGTTTTTTGCGCGGATAGAACCTCCCCTTCCCTCTGTACTTTCTTCATTTTCTACATCAGACATATCGATCCTATTTGTCGTTAGATTTCGTTGTTCTATTCATTTTTGTCGTGCTTATTTTAAAAACACGACCCCAACGTCGGCTTTCTTTTCGTACTCATTTGGTGCAGGCGCACCAAATGAGCGTCGATCGACCGTTCAACGTGATTACATAATCTTAGCAAACCTTGCGTTTCCTAGTGAGTTGAACAATTGGTCAGGTTATTGCATTAACCATTCCAATTATAGGAAAGGAATCGACACACCATGACCAATGGATATCTATTAGAGCTCTGGAACGTGAGTAAGTTTTTTCCAGGTGTCATCGCAAATAACAATGTAAATCTGACTCTAAAAAAAGGAGAAATACTGGCGTTATTGGGTGAAAATGGCGCAGGAAAGTCAACACTCGTGAAGATGATATATGGTGTAAATCGCCCCGATACTGGCGCGATTCTGTGGAAAAATCATGAGGTAAACATTCGCTCCCCTAATCAAGCCAGAGCAATGGGTATCGGCATGGTTTTTCAGCACTTCTCTGTCTTTGAAACGTTAACCGTACTAGAGAATATTGAACTGGGTTTGGATAAAGCGTTTCTGAACACAGTAGTAAACCTAAAGCAACGTGTTATTGAGATAAGCAAAAAATATGATCTGCATGTTGAACCAAACCGATATGTACATAGCTTGAGTATAGGTGAACGCCAACGTTTAGAAATATTACGTTGTCTAATACAAGAGGTTGAGCTCCTTATCCTTGACGAGCCAACCTCCGTATTAACACCGCAAGAGGTAGCCGGACTTTTCAGAGTCCTGAAAACACTCACCGCGGAAGGGTGTAGCATTCTCTTTATTAGCCACAAACTAAAAGAAGTAACGGCGCTGTGTGACAGAGCCGTTATCCTTCGCGGTGGTGAAGTAAGTGGCGAATGCACCCCTTCAGACGAAACCCCAGAAACCATCGCAAGAATGATGGTCGGCAGTGAAGCAGAACTGTCCGAAAGCTACCCGAAAAACCTCACTGAACACATCCTATTCGAAACCATTAACCTTACACTGCCTCCCGCGCACCCCTTTGGTTGCGGACTAAGTAATGTAAGTCTACAGCTTCGTACGGGTGAAATTCTTGGTATAGCGGGCGTCGCGGGTAATGGGCAGGAAGACCTACTTGAAGCAATCAGTGGTGAAGATTTTAGAGCGCCCAAAGAAAGCATTCTATTCGAAGGAAAAGCTATCGGCCATAAGAGTGCCGGAGAAAGAAGAACGTTGGGAATGGCGTATGTACCAACAGACAGGCTGGGGCAAGGTGCAGTTCCAGAAATGAGCCTAACCGACAATACACTACTGACCAACAGTGAAAGATTGGTTAAAAATGGCTTTATTCTCAAGCAAAAACTAACTCAATTGGTCGACAACATCATCCTCGTCAACAACGTCA comes from the Vibrio sp. DW001 genome and includes:
- a CDS encoding caspase family protein → MVRPVFLVILSLLSTSVIAQKYALLVGVGNYPNLPESAQLLGPENDVEIIQDVLLKNKFDKKHIYSLVTKPSFESPTRRNILTRLEQLVTAAGEGDFFYLHFSGHGSRQPAKVQSNDEADGLDEIFLPTDVGEWNKEMGAVKNAIVDNEIAYYINAIRDRGADVWIVFDSCHSGTMTRGAAMPDIRFRQVAPSILDIPVIPSNTPQSTDSLPFSQWNDSRHDKDTGLQKALFHASANSLSTIRGELIAFSAAQSTQTTPEMKLPRSDDASRFHGLFTYALMDVLASNSTLSYQQLAQKIVARYESIPWRSSIPLFSATDLTKSVFDSEDSGEPQFVGNIQGNELVIQGGALSMLTANSLVAIYSDPLDQDKDYLAEVTIDRATAVTSYASVQSLEIGTWPENVYVRIIDSALNATLNIAMLPSKNRSPSQREALQTQLENIASRQPQFTLSEVNNASILVSEFDNKYWFLRADQSLPCEEQQIEKTQEATCLEDRVAQRLLNVSVPRSQRSRLVVIKNSLLKIANVERLLSSNVRLTGTQKHLKVEFNVKRDNNVQSLPINVRPTLKENDQILFEIKNISRKPQDINIFFIDSQYGITQLYPQSGQPNRLQPNESLSFNWYVNVSTTGVEHLMLFSQMSEGVGVSFPHLEQASLQVSTRGFKLSSPPEQGGLELFSWEVGNDL
- a CDS encoding SemiSWEET transporter encodes the protein MNETIGYFAAFCTTFSFVPQVASILKTKNVDGISTGMYCMFVTGVFSWLIYGIVNQDWPLVIANVITGFLSSLVLILKLTSGRKKSINQ
- a CDS encoding allantoate amidohydrolase; amino-acid sequence: MDKTWYQQKLGKPTMDKLAITVMEYCQVLAKYTQTPGQMDRRYLTPEHKLTNEQIRTWADESHLPSWQDQAGNQWVRLQANSDTEQRIILGSHTDTVPNGGKYDGVLGVIAPLVLIKYFADNGIAFDFHVDVVGFGDEEGTRFGATLLGSSAISGKWISKWRELTDDNGVSLAQAMRDFALDVSKVSEAQIDSNHVIAYVELHIEQGPVLEEKDLPISAVNGIAGAKRFSITLEGKAGHAGTVPIASRQDALVSACQWITELNQAARNSIADDYPVLATVGKLDVYPGGVNVIPGCVNMSLDVRSINDGARDAFIARSIERLEGLASENGVSIKLEETHNAQAVSCEPNVTTAMVEVVEQIIGVPLALTSGAGHDAMVLADIVPTTMLFMRCKEGISHSPKESVNVEDVAVSLSALAMFINEKVAN
- a CDS encoding alanine--glyoxylate aminotransferase family protein, with product MDLFERLSPPPRILMGPGPITVYPRVLQAMGNQLIGQYDPVMTGYMNQTMALYRSVFKTKNQATVLVDGTARAGIEAVLVSLIEPGDKVLVPVFGRFGHLLAEISERAGADVVTFEVEWGTVVTDSMLEQQITRHKPKVLALVQGDTSTTMLQPLNGAGELCKKHGVLFYSDATASIVGNEFEADEWQLDAVSVGLQKCLGGPSGSAPVTLSEKAVEEIRQRKHIEAGIRTDDHHVGQRSRVRSNYFDLGMILDYWGDERLNHHTEATSMLFAARECAQLNLEEGLDCVIERHKRAGDALAVGLKAMGLALFGDLTHKMNNVVGVVIPSYVDGEAVRQAMLSQFNIEIGTSFGPLHGKIWRIGTMGYNARLDTVLLTLVALEALLVQSGGVIKQGAAYQSAIERYQTGK
- a CDS encoding sulfite exporter TauE/SafE family protein; its protein translation is MNDVIQVLPVILALLATGVVAGLLAGLLGVGGGIVIVPVLFYLFQHFGVSSTSAMMIATATSLATIVPTSLSSIKAHNKNGNVDWVLLKWLAPFIVFGVVCGSLLATRVGGPWLTAAFGIIATLSALNMLLGANAAPLAQSLPSKTGQGVIGTCIGCLSAMIGIGGGTLTVPTLSAFNFPTHKAVGTAATVGLLIALPGVVTMLLVGTTPSDAPFGNYGLVNWLGFLFIVPLTVFFSPIGASLGKKLDNAMLKKVFAIVLAFTGIRMLLQTL
- a CDS encoding gamma-glutamyltransferase, encoding MSYSSAVTAPHYLASLAGEKILQQGGNAVEACIAMASALTVVYPHMTSLGGDGFWLIHKPGESPIAINAAGQCVQDLSNAEFGQHQRGPKVALTTAGVVSGWEMALSTYAGSLSLDKIFEPAIEYATNGFEVTQSLRDAQCKLIDEWGGDDFSTVFLKQSKAHEVGDLMILPAMARTYQQLAKAGLQDWYHGDLARENARYLKQEGSPISLQDIANTSAQISTPLKAVTQWGSFYNLGAPTQGGASLNILALLNHYVEQRAEKDDYWRSDEGEEELLHYLIESVKVAFDWRNSNLSDKASLNDQMQARLSTDSISEQNRLISSTAAPWPTPGPIGDTVWMGVVDSDGLAVSYIQSIYWEFGSGMVNPATGVVWNNRCLGFSTEPTHANFIKSGHQPMHTLNPPLALLKDGSRFIYGTMGGEGQPQTQAALIWRYLIQGKNIGDSIALPRWLLGKTWGKVSENLKLEAALYRKHAATLQERGHDVVSAPDLAEFFGHAGAIHVSKQTTTAASDPRSNGKAIINNECSVSEHKWSINSKGTNRK
- a CDS encoding amidase family protein, with product MDNKATKKKPLGDSVTATAPREKENAKSDVSVQLHNIEDISSVENETQTIISDALSEVRVSVKDLFAIKGFKTGAGLPRWLAQAPIEKRNAKAVDLLLQHGARLTYKTQLDEMAYSLAGNNSHHGVSVNPRDNMRTSGGSSSGSAVSIALGESELSLATDTGGSIRVPASYCGLFGMRPTYGVISEQGLVPLSPTFDTPGLLAKELSILEKGYQSLLGNKTIVPLNSMAWCEVLWDGVNKELKSYAEQIFLNFEGHTTRLDDPPLSAEERRFCFSVLQATSLWDTHRRWLMANLSAFGADIQQRLRWGQNISSVDKERALSLREEWNSEKSNWLPDGCVLLMPTVPNVAPLIDSNKDEINNERQVLLGLTSIAGLSGWPQLQIPAITIGKAPIGLSLLGKENSDLSLIHFAKQQVNSL
- a CDS encoding TetR family transcriptional regulator C-terminal domain-containing protein; protein product: MSDVENEESTEGRGGSIRAKNRQRILYAAEQEFAKYGFKGTSVQAIADSVELPKANILYYFKSKTGLYKALLTDILEMWNQGFSIDANQQAPDEVIRRYIIEKMRYSRTHPMRSKIFAMEIIQGAPIIRDAIEQPMVVWSKSKVDVIQTWIDEGLITKINPLYLLFLIWGTTQFYADFDSEIELINGRSLDDEEFIEAGDFTVNIVLKGLGLR